The Methylomicrobium agile genome has a segment encoding these proteins:
- a CDS encoding histidine triad nucleotide-binding protein: protein MTNCLFCKMVAGDIKPDVVYEDDTVMAFRDINPQAPVHILVIPKRHIATLNELDDDRLGGQMLQTAVKLAEQEGIAEEGYRTLFNCNRNGGQAVYHLHLHLLGGRALHWPPG from the coding sequence ATGACGAACTGCTTATTCTGCAAAATGGTCGCCGGCGACATCAAGCCGGACGTGGTGTACGAAGACGACACCGTAATGGCATTCCGCGACATCAACCCGCAAGCCCCCGTACACATTCTCGTGATTCCGAAACGCCACATCGCCACGCTGAACGAGCTCGACGACGATCGGCTGGGCGGCCAAATGCTGCAAACCGCGGTCAAACTGGCCGAGCAGGAAGGCATCGCCGAAGAGGGTTACCGGACCTTGTTCAACTGCAACCGGAACGGCGGCCAGGCGGTTTATCATCTGCATTTGCATCTGCTGGGCGGACGCGCGCTGCACTGGCCGCCGGGTTGA
- a CDS encoding molybdenum cofactor biosynthesis protein MoaE — protein MVKISPRPFDPWAEAREYQHAAAQMTGKFGATNLFVGTMRDFNEGDDVVGMTLEYYPGMTERALENIVREAGERWPIIDALVVHRVGDIRPGEPIVLVAVWTSHRGDAFDAARHIMEALKSRAPFWKKEWLKAKGERWVARNTDGYLKSE, from the coding sequence ATGGTCAAAATTTCCCCGCGGCCGTTCGATCCCTGGGCCGAAGCGCGCGAGTATCAGCATGCCGCCGCGCAAATGACCGGAAAATTCGGCGCGACGAACCTGTTTGTCGGCACGATGCGGGATTTCAACGAAGGCGACGACGTGGTCGGGATGACGCTCGAATATTATCCCGGCATGACCGAGAGAGCGCTCGAAAATATCGTGCGGGAGGCCGGCGAGCGCTGGCCGATCATCGACGCCCTGGTCGTGCACCGGGTCGGCGATATTCGGCCGGGCGAGCCAATCGTGTTGGTGGCGGTGTGGACATCCCACCGCGGCGATGCGTTCGATGCGGCCCGGCATATCATGGAGGCGCTCAAATCACGGGCGCCGTTCTGGAAAAAAGAATGGTTGAAAGCCAAAGGCGAGCGTTGGGTCGCGCGCAATACCGACGGCTATTTGAAAAGCGAGTGA
- the moaD gene encoding molybdopterin converting factor subunit 1: MSIKVRYFASLKERIGRAEEDAAIAEPVTAKALWRQCVPELPPPEQILVAINLEYADWDSLVRDGDEVAFFPPVTGG; encoded by the coding sequence ATGTCAATCAAAGTTCGCTATTTTGCCAGTTTGAAGGAGCGCATCGGACGTGCGGAAGAAGATGCGGCGATCGCCGAGCCGGTGACTGCGAAGGCCCTTTGGCGGCAGTGCGTGCCCGAGCTGCCGCCGCCGGAGCAGATCCTGGTCGCGATCAATCTGGAATATGCCGACTGGGACAGCCTGGTCAGGGACGGCGACGAAGTCGCGTTTTTCCCCCCGGTGACCGGAGGCTGA
- the recR gene encoding recombination mediator RecR, whose translation MRDTGLLGRLIQHLRCLPGVGPKTAQRMAFHLLQKDREGARALAETLLQAIDRIGQCSRCRTLTEKPLCDICADPARDSSLVCIVENPSDVWIIEQATVFKGLYFVLHGRLSPLDGIGPGELGLDQLERQLATSDIKELVLATNSTVEGEATAFFIGELARKHHVQASRIAHGVPMGGELEFIDSGTLLHAFNGRRTI comes from the coding sequence TCGGACCGAAGACCGCGCAGCGGATGGCCTTCCATCTGCTGCAGAAAGACCGGGAAGGCGCCCGCGCCTTGGCCGAAACGCTGCTGCAGGCGATCGACCGCATCGGCCAATGCAGCCGTTGCCGCACCCTGACCGAGAAGCCGCTCTGCGACATTTGCGCGGATCCGGCCCGCGACAGCTCGCTGGTCTGCATCGTCGAAAACCCGTCCGACGTCTGGATCATCGAACAGGCGACCGTGTTCAAAGGATTGTATTTCGTACTGCATGGGCGCCTTTCGCCGCTTGACGGCATCGGCCCCGGCGAGCTTGGGCTCGACCAGCTGGAACGCCAGTTGGCAACAAGCGACATCAAAGAGCTGGTGCTCGCAACCAACTCGACCGTCGAGGGCGAAGCGACCGCTTTCTTCATCGGCGAACTCGCCCGCAAACACCATGTCCAGGCCAGCCGGATCGCTCACGGCGTACCGATGGGAGGCGAGCTCGAATTCATCGACAGCGGCACGCTGCTGCACGCATTTAACGGGCGCCGGACGATTTAA
- a CDS encoding DUF2797 domain-containing protein yields MQVRLEETVQYRLPLGEATVELNPLLGRPIRLRYTGNIFCTHCGKATKKSFNQGYCYPCFIKLAQCDMCIMKPETCHYAAGTCREPAWGERFCMQPHIVYLANSSGIKVGITRQSQIPTRWIDQGAVQALPVFRVPSRHVSGLIEVILAQHVSDKTRWQQMLKNQVSPIDLAAERDRLLALCKAELDELVGRFGDKAVELLSDRPSVDIRYPVDRYPVKVVSFNLDKGPEVAGVLHGIKGQYLMFDTGVINIRKFTGYEVEFSG; encoded by the coding sequence ATGCAGGTGCGGCTGGAAGAGACGGTGCAATACCGCCTGCCGCTCGGCGAAGCGACGGTCGAGTTGAATCCGCTGCTCGGCCGCCCGATCCGGCTGCGTTATACCGGCAATATTTTCTGCACGCATTGCGGCAAAGCGACCAAGAAAAGTTTCAATCAAGGCTATTGCTATCCCTGCTTCATCAAGCTGGCGCAATGCGACATGTGCATCATGAAGCCGGAAACCTGTCACTACGCCGCCGGTACCTGCCGCGAACCGGCCTGGGGCGAGCGGTTCTGCATGCAGCCGCATATCGTCTACTTGGCCAATTCGAGCGGGATCAAGGTCGGCATCACCCGTCAGTCGCAGATTCCGACGCGCTGGATCGACCAGGGCGCGGTACAGGCCCTGCCGGTTTTCCGGGTGCCGTCGCGCCATGTCTCCGGCCTGATCGAAGTGATCCTTGCCCAACACGTCAGCGACAAGACCCGCTGGCAGCAAATGCTGAAAAATCAGGTCAGTCCGATCGATCTGGCGGCCGAGCGGGACCGGTTGCTGGCGCTATGCAAGGCGGAGCTGGACGAACTGGTTGGGCGATTCGGGGACAAGGCGGTCGAGTTGTTGTCGGATCGGCCAAGCGTCGATATCCGTTATCCGGTCGACCGTTATCCGGTCAAGGTCGTCTCGTTCAATTTGGACAAGGGGCCGGAAGTGGCGGGCGTGCTGCACGGGATCAAAGGCCAGTACCTGATGTTTGATACCGGCGTAATCAATATCCGCAAGTTTACCGGCTACGAAGTCGAGTTTTCGGGTTAG